In Streptomyces sp. SID8374, one genomic interval encodes:
- a CDS encoding FKBP-type peptidyl-prolyl cis-trans isomerase yields MSIEKPEIDFPGGEPPADLEIKDIWEGDGPVAKAGDKVKVHYVGVAFSTGEEFDASWNRGAPLAFQLGVGQVISGWDQGVQGMKVGGRRQLTIPAHLAYGDRGAGSAIAPGETLIFVCDLISV; encoded by the coding sequence GTGAGCATCGAGAAGCCCGAGATCGACTTCCCGGGTGGCGAGCCGCCGGCCGACCTGGAGATCAAGGACATCTGGGAGGGCGACGGCCCCGTCGCCAAGGCCGGCGACAAGGTCAAGGTCCACTACGTGGGCGTGGCCTTCTCCACCGGCGAGGAGTTCGACGCCTCCTGGAACCGCGGCGCGCCGCTGGCCTTCCAGCTCGGTGTCGGCCAGGTCATCTCCGGCTGGGACCAGGGCGTGCAGGGCATGAAGGTCGGCGGCCGCCGCCAGCTGACCATCCCCGCGCACCTCGCGTACGGCGACCGCGGCGCGGGCAGCGCGATCGCCCCGGGCGAGACGCTGATCTTCGTCTGCGACCTGATCTCGGTCTGA
- a CDS encoding FKBP-type peptidyl-prolyl cis-trans isomerase, whose amino-acid sequence MRRIAGLLVAPLLLLSAVACGSDDKASDSASSKNGVPAITAGAKFGEKPTLSKGKGDPPKELKTEVISEGDGAKLKNGDAIQVNYLGQSWDSDKPFDNSFDRKQPFDLTLGAGMVIQGWDKGLVGQKVGSRVQLVIPPELGYGEQGQGDIKPNATLGFVVDILKATQIPASAKGTEVAQDSIDLPKVGTNDDGKAPKVTIPKSDPPKKLASNYILESDGEVIKETDSVVVNYVGLIWKDAKEFDSTYAQGKTQTFPLAQVTLKGLKDGLIGKKVGSRVLLVIPPDQAFGDQQQQAIPKNSTLVFAVDVLAKM is encoded by the coding sequence GTGCGCCGAATTGCCGGCCTTCTCGTCGCCCCCCTCCTGCTGCTGTCGGCAGTGGCCTGCGGCAGCGACGACAAGGCCTCCGACTCCGCCTCGTCCAAGAACGGCGTGCCCGCGATCACCGCGGGAGCGAAGTTCGGCGAGAAGCCCACCCTCTCCAAGGGCAAGGGAGACCCGCCCAAGGAGCTGAAGACCGAGGTCATCAGCGAGGGTGACGGTGCGAAGCTCAAGAACGGCGACGCGATCCAGGTCAACTACCTCGGTCAGTCGTGGGACTCCGACAAGCCGTTCGACAACAGCTTCGACCGCAAGCAGCCCTTCGACCTGACGCTCGGCGCGGGCATGGTCATCCAGGGCTGGGACAAGGGCCTCGTCGGCCAGAAGGTCGGCAGCCGCGTCCAGCTGGTCATCCCGCCGGAGCTCGGCTACGGCGAGCAGGGCCAGGGCGACATCAAGCCGAACGCCACCCTCGGCTTCGTCGTCGACATCCTGAAGGCGACCCAGATCCCGGCCTCCGCCAAGGGCACCGAGGTCGCCCAGGACAGCATCGACCTGCCCAAGGTCGGGACGAACGACGACGGCAAGGCGCCGAAGGTCACCATCCCCAAGAGCGACCCGCCGAAGAAGCTGGCCTCCAACTACATCCTGGAGTCCGACGGTGAGGTCATCAAGGAGACCGACAGCGTCGTCGTGAACTACGTGGGTCTGATCTGGAAGGATGCCAAGGAGTTCGACTCCACCTACGCCCAGGGCAAGACCCAGACCTTCCCGCTGGCCCAGGTCACCCTCAAGGGACTGAAGGACGGCCTGATCGGCAAGAAGGTCGGCAGCCGCGTGCTTCTGGTGATCCCGCCGGACCAGGCCTTCGGCGACCAGCAGCAGCAGGCCATCCCGAAGAACTCCACGCTGGTCTTCGCCGTGGACGTCCTGGCCAAGATGTAA
- the pafA gene encoding Pup--protein ligase has protein sequence MDRRIFGLENEYGVTCTFRGQRRLSPDEVARYLFRRVVSWGRSSNVFLRNGARLYLDVGSHPEYATPECDNVTELVTHDKAGERILEGLLVDAERRLHEEGIAGDVYLFKNNTDSAGNSYGCHENYLVARHGEFSRLADILIPFLVTRQLICGAGKVLQTPRGAVYCVSQRAEHIWEGVSSATTRSRPIINTRDEPHADAERYRRLHVIVGDSNMSETTMLLKVGATDLVLRMIEAGTVMRDLTLENPIRAIREVSHDLTGRRKVRLASGREASAIEVQREYYEKAVDFVERRGIRTGTVDQVLELWGRTLDAIEAEDLDRIDTEIDWVMKYKLIERYRAKHNMTMSNPRVAQIDLAYHDIHRRRGLFYLLEKKGQTARICNDLKIFEGKSVPPQTTRARLRGDFIRRAQEQRRDFTVDWVHLKLNDQAQRTVLCKDPFRSVDERVEKLIAGM, from the coding sequence ATGGACCGCCGCATTTTCGGGCTGGAGAACGAGTACGGCGTCACGTGCACGTTCAGGGGACAGCGCCGACTGTCACCTGACGAAGTGGCGCGCTACCTCTTCCGCCGTGTTGTGTCATGGGGCCGCAGCAGCAATGTCTTTCTGCGGAACGGCGCCCGCCTCTACCTCGACGTGGGATCGCATCCGGAATATGCAACCCCCGAATGCGACAACGTGACCGAGCTGGTCACGCACGACAAGGCCGGCGAGCGCATTCTCGAAGGCCTGCTCGTCGACGCCGAACGCCGCCTGCACGAGGAGGGAATCGCGGGCGACGTCTATCTCTTCAAGAACAACACCGACTCGGCGGGAAACTCCTACGGGTGCCACGAGAACTACCTCGTCGCCCGGCACGGAGAATTCTCCCGGCTCGCGGACATCCTCATCCCCTTCCTCGTCACCCGGCAGCTCATCTGCGGCGCGGGCAAGGTGCTCCAGACGCCGCGCGGAGCCGTCTACTGCGTCAGCCAGCGTGCCGAGCACATCTGGGAGGGCGTCAGCTCCGCCACCACCCGCTCCCGGCCGATCATCAACACGCGTGACGAACCCCACGCCGACGCCGAGCGGTACCGCCGCCTCCACGTCATCGTCGGCGACTCGAACATGTCCGAGACGACCATGCTGCTCAAGGTCGGCGCCACCGACCTGGTGCTCCGCATGATCGAGGCGGGCACGGTGATGCGCGACCTGACCCTGGAGAACCCGATCCGGGCCATCCGCGAGGTCAGCCACGACCTCACCGGGCGGCGCAAGGTGCGCCTGGCCAGCGGCCGCGAGGCCTCGGCCATCGAGGTCCAGCGGGAGTACTACGAGAAGGCCGTGGACTTCGTGGAGCGCCGGGGCATCCGCACCGGCACCGTCGACCAGGTCCTGGAGCTGTGGGGCCGCACGCTGGACGCCATCGAGGCCGAGGACCTCGACCGGATCGACACCGAGATCGACTGGGTCATGAAGTACAAGCTCATCGAGCGGTACCGGGCCAAGCACAACATGACCATGTCGAACCCGCGGGTCGCCCAGATAGACCTCGCCTACCACGACATCCACCGTCGCCGCGGTCTGTTCTACCTCCTGGAGAAGAAGGGCCAGACCGCCCGCATCTGCAACGACCTGAAGATCTTCGAGGGCAAATCGGTGCCCCCGCAGACCACCCGGGCGCGGCTGCGCGGCGACTTCATCCGCCGGGCCCAGGAGCAGCGGCGGGACTTCACCGTCGACTGGGTCCACCTCAAGCTCAACGACCAGGCGCAGCGCACGGTGCTCTGCAAGGACCCGTTCCGCTCCGTGGACGAGCGCGTGGAGAAGCTGATCGCGGGCATGTGA
- a CDS encoding LacI family DNA-binding transcriptional regulator, translated as MTDPHQPVPPRPTSRDVARAAGVSQATVSLVLGEKWPGRVSEATAQRVRDRAAELGYRPNLAARNLRLGRTRTALLVVPALTNEFFARVYTGSAAVAAEHDFGVVLYPSPDGTGPARDPFASARAALDGVIASSMASDALSALHGADLPLVMLDSDPAGTDAAAHVNLDIADGMRQVTEHLLGLGHRRFVHLASAVDTWTFAVRAQAVREAAGAVPGATVRTVRAPLDVRAGREAAEQALAVTGERPTAIVCDDDILAAGACKAARRLGLRVPDDLSVTGFDDLALATAVEPELTTVQLPAEQVGERGMAALLAVLDGRPAETGSLPVRLVVRGSTAPPPASRA; from the coding sequence GTGACCGACCCCCACCAGCCCGTCCCGCCCCGGCCCACCAGCCGCGACGTGGCCCGTGCGGCGGGCGTCTCGCAGGCGACGGTCTCGCTCGTGCTCGGGGAGAAGTGGCCGGGCCGGGTCTCCGAGGCCACGGCCCAGCGGGTCCGGGACCGTGCGGCGGAGCTCGGCTACCGGCCCAATCTGGCCGCCCGCAATCTGCGGCTCGGCCGCACCAGGACCGCGCTGCTGGTGGTCCCCGCGCTCACCAACGAGTTCTTCGCCCGCGTCTACACCGGGTCCGCCGCCGTCGCCGCCGAGCACGACTTCGGCGTGGTGCTCTACCCCTCCCCCGACGGCACCGGACCGGCCCGGGACCCGTTCGCCTCGGCCCGCGCCGCCCTGGACGGGGTGATCGCCTCCTCCATGGCCTCCGACGCGCTCAGCGCCCTGCACGGGGCCGACCTGCCGCTGGTGATGCTGGACAGCGACCCGGCCGGGACGGACGCGGCGGCCCACGTGAATCTGGACATCGCCGACGGCATGCGGCAGGTGACGGAGCATCTGCTCGGCCTCGGCCACCGCCGGTTCGTCCATCTGGCGTCCGCCGTGGACACCTGGACGTTCGCGGTCCGGGCGCAGGCGGTACGGGAGGCGGCGGGCGCGGTCCCGGGCGCCACGGTGCGTACGGTACGGGCGCCCCTCGACGTACGGGCCGGGCGGGAGGCCGCCGAACAGGCGCTGGCCGTCACCGGGGAGCGGCCCACCGCGATCGTCTGCGACGACGACATCCTGGCGGCCGGGGCCTGCAAGGCGGCCCGCCGGCTCGGGCTGCGCGTCCCGGACGACCTCTCGGTCACCGGCTTCGACGACCTGGCGCTGGCCACCGCCGTCGAACCGGAGCTGACCACCGTGCAGCTGCCAGCCGAGCAGGTCGGGGAGCGCGGGATGGCGGCACTGCTCGCCGTGCTGGACGGCCGCCCCGCCGAGACGGGCAGCCTGCCGGTGCGGCTGGTCGTCCGGGGCTCCACGGCGCCGCCGCCCGCCTCCCGGGCATGA